A window of Hordeum vulgare subsp. vulgare chromosome 5H, MorexV3_pseudomolecules_assembly, whole genome shotgun sequence genomic DNA:
AGCACTTACatcctctacctatatatattTAGAAAATTGATGAAGTGCATGTACAATGAAATTTAGACTTAATACTTTAATATGCTATCATGCACTTCACAATCAATTTCAATTAATGGGCAAACACATTATACCATACATAACACATAATCAAAGCTTTTTTGATAGGAAAAAGATTACTAAAGTTGGCCGCTGTGTCGAGTGACAGCCATAAAAATTTAAAATACAACGTGAGCGAAGCCCACTCAGTTGAAAGCCTTGTTTGATCGATTAGTCTAAAATCTGATCGACAGAAACTACCACTCTCCTCTCGCTCGTTCCGTCCACCCTCGCGTCATCACCAGGACTCATACTGATCCCGAAATCGAGTGGGTTGTCAGGCCTCTGGCAATGCTTTATGGTTCTTTTCCTTGCCCTCATCCTGTGCAGATGTCTTGTGCGTGTGGCCAGGTGTTTCTTTTGCACAGATGTAAATAACTCACTGCCATTGTCATCGTGTTTTTGGTGAGATCTCTGTTGTCTCTTGTTGAATCATGAGTGGGTACACATATAAATCGGTGAGATTAGGCGTAAATAAACGATGTGGGATAAATATTTAGCCGAACGAGCACGGAAAACATCATATGTTTTATCGGCATGGTGGTGCAGATGCGTGTAAGACCCATATCATCAACAATACTTAATTATGATGCATGGGTTGCTAAATTTTTTTACGACGTACGGACAGAAGTGTACGGCTTTTATTAATATAGGTAATATAAGGATAGGAAAGGAAAAAGATCAAAATGAGAAAAGGCAAAAAAGGGGGAACTTGGGCTCGAACCCGCGTCTATGTGATAGAAGGTTCAGGCTCTAGCCATTGCGGCACCATGGGCTTACTTCAGAATATCGCTTCTAAGGTTCGATAGATCATCATCACGACTTGTGTACAGAAACGAACCGTTTTACctcacttaccggtggcatggtgggtaattattCATAATTTTGGGGGTAAATATTATGACGGATGAGAAAAACACTatctgctttattagtaggtatagatgttGAGATAAAGTAGTAGTTGGTCGTTTAAATCTTCATCTTGGATCATCTGTTGAAGTTTTTTTTACATCTTTATTTGGGACCATCTGTTGCAATTGAACATTTTTCGAAGATGTAAAAGCATTTTGTTGTGCTTTAAATTTGAACCATCATCGTTTTGCACTATCTATTAGAGATGCTATAAGGAATACTTCCtccatccatatatataggaccTAATGCATTTTCTAAGACTGTGTTTGCCTATTGATAAGATTAATATTATATGAGATGtataatataaaaattatatcactAAAAGCTCCTTTCACGTACGAATTTGACGGTATACTTTGtgtaacttgcatgtcatatattaTTTGGTCTAACGTATGGTCAAAGTTAGCCTCGAAAAATGCATTaggccttatatatatatatatatatccctaataataaagcaaattcggtttctggtcgtccgtcttaTAAATTACTCCTAAGTTTTGCATTAATTACCCACCAtgtcaccggtaagtaatagaaacgtTTCACAAATCGAAAAATCTTAGACTggtccggcccatgtaaaaacctcctatattacactCTGCACGCTGGaggaatatccagcacaccgtatgggccggcccatgcacaggcgcctacttttagttccgtttatttatttattttcagctccgttttaattttttatttaaataaattagaactttaaataatttttaaaattttaataaacttaaaaatataaatcaatatatttaaaaaattaaaatgtttgtgacttcaaaaactgctcggagttttgtaaaaaatactcgcatatacaataaaatgtttgctattttagaaaaaatgtttccaaaacaatgtccatgaatttaataaatatatgactgatttataaaaatgtttgtttattcagaaaagcttcatgcgtttcaaaaaatgtttgtaaatttaaaataaaatcctccaacatcaaaaattatgttcgtcttttcttgaatcggtcgccaattcaaaagaaaatatttaaacccgttcaaaatataaaaaaaattcatgatttttaataaatgtttgtgaattgtaaaaaatgttctcgattttaaaattattcccatatttgtaaaattatttacgaaagatctaatgtatgtagttaaacattaatgcttataagtctttgtgacaatatacctgtgtgaattttgaagaattagctGTTgaatggatcggattattattgtatgttttaaaaaaaaattgaaattcagaataaatctttgagttaccaagatttttgacaaccatgatacttattttttgaaaatgtaaagattgcttcaatttttgaataaatttaaaagaagaaacattttcttgtatttgtgcataaaatttctaaatcaaacgatgatatgtgaacataatataGTCATCATCAttaaagattatgttttttttctttcgtGGCAACCTACGGGCCATTttactagtatatatatatatatatatatatatatatatatatatatatatatatatatatatatatatatatatatagagggaGTACTTGTTTGGAACTGTTGAATTGGAACGATTTGTATCGGAGGGAGTAGTGGACAGCTATTCTACCTTTCACGTCAAAAGGATAAAAACATACGCatctaaaaggaaaaaaaaactcgaACATCTCATCTACACCGTTGGATCAGCAGGCAACGGGCGGGATGGGGCCTGTGCCGTGGGAAAGAAAGTGATCAGAAGTTGTCAATGAGCTTGGCGTAGGACGTGGTGACCCTGTTCGCATCCACCCGCCTACCGtcgatctccctcctccggcACCCCTCCACGCCGACACCGGCGCAGATGCTCTTGCGAGGATCGGCGATCCTGTCCCTCCAGTGCCCGTCGGAGAAGTTGGCCTTCCTGGCCTCGGCGACGTCCCACCGCAGCAGCGCCTTCTGCCTCTCGTCAAGGAGGCAGAACCGTTGGAGGCGCGGCGGCATGGCGTCGTGCGCCGACCACCAGCGCGCGTGCGCCTCGTCGCTGGCGAACTGTCTGAGCTCGGGCGCGTTCCAGTTGCAGTCGTAGTCCCTGAAGCAGAACCAGGGCTTCATCCCGACGAAGTGCACGGCGAGGACGGCCGGCGGGTCGGCGGCGAGGACGCGGCGCTTGGCGGCGGCGCGCTCCGCGGTGTCGCCCTCCCAGAAGTGCTTCATGTAGTTAGCGCGCGACGGCAGGCGGTGCCACCAGGAGAAGACCTCGTTGAGGTACCCCTGGTCGCCGCCGTTGTACGACTCGATGTCGCCGATGTGGTCCACGAGCAGGCGGAAGGTGCAGTTGCATGGCTCCACCACCATGACCCCCGAGTTGAATACCGTGCCGTGGTTCCCCGTGGCGCTCACCTCCGGCATGGCGAAGAGCGGCTCCATGGGGCGCTGCACCAGCAGGTCGGCGTCCAGGAACACCACCCGCTCGTACTCCGTCAGCGTCCACAGCCAGAACTTGCTGTAGTTCCACTCGTTGTAGGCGTCCCGCGACGCGCGCGGGTTCCGGATCCGCCGGATCGCCCGCACCTTCCATCCGGCCGCCTCCAGCGCGCTCCGGTGCCGCTCGCTGATGGTCTCGTCCACCAGGGCCACCATGTCCCGGTCCGACCCCGCCATCCTGATGCTCTGCGCTGCCACCATGGCGCCGCACGCGTACAGCTGCTCCGAGTGCAGGATCGTCGCGTACGCCTCTCGCCGCGGCGCCGCAGACACGTACGCCTCCCCTGTGCACATTAATTTTCTTCATTGCATGCAACACCAACGTGTTGTGGGTTGTGACAAAGACATGTGTTGGAGCGGATCGGTCACGTACCGAGTGCTCTGAGCGGCATGGCGAGCCTGCAGGATCCAACGGGGAGGGCGAGCTTCTGCCGGAGCGCGCCCAAGTCCGGCCGGTACAGCCACACGTCGCCGTCGCGCATGACCTCGTCCTTGCACCTGAACAGGTTCGGCGCCGGGAAGCACCGGCTGACGACGATCACGTGCGCGGCCCGCCGGCCATGCTCCTCCGGCCGGCCCGCGGCGAGCCGCGCGGCGGCCAGCTGCAGGTGCAACCGCGGCACGTCCTTGGACCAGCCCGCGGCGCCACTGCACGGGAGCTTCACCGCGACGACGTCGTACCCTCCCTCCGGGGCCGACGACGGCTCCGGCAGGTCCGGGCACGCCGGCGCGTGGTACAGCTCCTCCTCGTCGATCCACTCCGGGTAGAGGTgcgcccatgtgacgttccccgcgACGCGGTCCAGGTGCACCGACGAGGCCGCCGGCACCAGCGACCTCCATTGGTCCATCTCATCCCCGTCGAAGTTGAGGATCCCCACTCGCAATCCACCGTCTCCTTCTCCAGCGACGCGTCGCACCGCCATGGAGACTCTCGACCAGTCGACC
This region includes:
- the LOC123396134 gene encoding UDP-glucuronate:xylan alpha-glucuronosyltransferase 1-like; amino-acid sequence: MGGFACAHAEKRHRLDRTLNGLGKKGYVGSCYAKDAKYKPFSFGALLSEGLSGKMLYVKLVLLILMCGSIMGLLHSPSIHHGDNHRRSTQSPEMSTAMRTTSGADEPDSGYTSDLRVDWSRVSMAVRRVAGEGDGGLRVGILNFDGDEMDQWRSLVPAASSVHLDRVAGNVTWAHLYPEWIDEEELYHAPACPDLPEPSSAPEGGYDVVAVKLPCSGAAGWSKDVPRLHLQLAAARLAAGRPEEHGRRAAHVIVVSRCFPAPNLFRCKDEVMRDGDVWLYRPDLGALRQKLALPVGSCRLAMPLRALGEAYVSAAPRREAYATILHSEQLYACGAMVAAQSIRMAGSDRDMVALVDETISERHRSALEAAGWKVRAIRRIRNPRASRDAYNEWNYSKFWLWTLTEYERVVFLDADLLVQRPMEPLFAMPEVSATGNHGTVFNSGVMVVEPCNCTFRLLVDHIGDIESYNGGDQGYLNEVFSWWHRLPSRANYMKHFWEGDTAERAAAKRRVLAADPPAVLAVHFVGMKPWFCFRDYDCNWNAPELRQFASDEAHARWWSAHDAMPPRLQRFCLLDERQKALLRWDVAEARKANFSDGHWRDRIADPRKSICAGVGVEGCRRREIDGRRVDANRVTTSYAKLIDNF